One window of the Rhodococcus sovatensis genome contains the following:
- the metG gene encoding methionine--tRNA ligase, which yields MTAPADASRPPFYVTTAIAYPNGVPHIGHAYEYISTDVIARFKRLDGYDVMFLTGTDEHGLKMQQTAVKEDIDVRDLAARNSDVFKKLDETLGISYDRFIRTTDADHHEASKAIWAKMVERGDIYLDAFAGWYSVRDEAFYTEGETTLAEDGTRIATETSTPVEWTEEASYFFRLSAYQDKLLELYDSNPGFIAPNTRRNEIVNFVKSGLRDLSISRTTFDWGVQVPNDADHVMYVWVDALTNYLTGVGYPDTDSEKFQKYWPASLHIIGKDITRFHTVFWPAFLMSAGIELPQRVFVHGFLNNKGEKMSKSLGNVVDPFALVDEFGLDPLRFFLLREVSYGQDGSYSAEAIVTRMNADLSNELGNLAQRSLTMVAKNLDGKVPTPGPFTPDDEALLARADALLDICRKEFDVQALHTALEAIWSVLGETNRYFSQQEPWVLRKTDPDRMATVLYVTLEVLRIVGILVQPVMPGSAARILELLGDPAHEFVDIATRMVPGEALPAPSPVFPKYEVKTA from the coding sequence ATGACTGCGCCAGCTGATGCCTCACGGCCCCCCTTCTATGTCACGACCGCGATCGCGTACCCGAACGGCGTGCCGCACATCGGACACGCCTACGAGTACATCTCGACGGATGTGATCGCCCGATTCAAACGACTCGACGGCTACGACGTCATGTTCCTGACGGGAACCGACGAGCATGGGCTGAAGATGCAGCAGACGGCCGTCAAGGAAGACATCGACGTCCGAGACCTCGCTGCCCGCAACTCGGACGTGTTCAAGAAGCTCGACGAGACTCTCGGGATTTCCTACGACCGGTTCATTCGCACCACCGACGCCGATCACCACGAGGCCAGCAAGGCCATCTGGGCCAAGATGGTCGAGCGCGGCGACATCTACCTCGACGCGTTCGCGGGTTGGTACTCGGTTCGCGACGAGGCGTTCTACACCGAGGGTGAGACGACCCTGGCCGAGGACGGCACCCGAATCGCGACCGAAACCAGCACGCCCGTCGAGTGGACCGAGGAGGCGTCGTATTTCTTCAGGTTGTCCGCCTATCAGGACAAGCTGCTGGAGCTGTACGACAGCAACCCAGGCTTCATCGCACCGAATACCCGTCGCAACGAGATCGTCAACTTCGTCAAGAGCGGTCTGCGGGACCTGTCGATCTCGCGAACGACATTCGACTGGGGTGTCCAGGTCCCGAACGATGCCGACCACGTCATGTACGTCTGGGTCGATGCGCTGACCAACTACCTCACCGGCGTCGGCTACCCCGACACCGATTCGGAGAAGTTCCAGAAGTATTGGCCCGCAAGCCTGCACATCATCGGCAAGGACATCACCCGCTTCCACACGGTCTTCTGGCCCGCATTCCTGATGTCCGCCGGAATCGAACTGCCCCAGCGCGTGTTCGTGCACGGATTCCTGAACAACAAGGGCGAGAAGATGTCCAAGTCGCTCGGCAACGTCGTCGACCCCTTCGCACTCGTCGACGAGTTCGGTCTCGATCCGCTGCGCTTCTTCCTGCTGCGCGAGGTCTCCTACGGCCAGGACGGCAGCTACAGCGCCGAAGCAATCGTGACGCGCATGAACGCCGACCTGTCCAACGAGCTCGGCAACCTCGCGCAGCGCTCACTGACGATGGTCGCCAAGAACCTCGACGGAAAGGTCCCGACGCCAGGCCCGTTCACACCCGACGACGAGGCTCTGCTCGCGCGCGCCGACGCTCTGCTCGACATCTGCCGCAAGGAATTCGACGTGCAGGCACTGCATACTGCGCTCGAAGCGATCTGGTCGGTGCTCGGCGAAACGAACCGCTACTTCTCGCAGCAGGAGCCATGGGTGCTGCGCAAGACCGATCCGGATCGGATGGCGACAGTGCTGTACGTGACGCTCGAGGTCCTGCGCATCGTCGGCATCCTGGTGCAGCCCGTCATGCCCGGTTCAGCAGCCCGGATCCTCGAACTGCTCGGCGATCCAGCCCACGAGTTCGTCGACATCGCCACACGCATGGTGCCGGGCGAGGCGCTGCCCGCGCCGTCTCCGGTGTTTCCGAAGTACGAGGTCAAGACCGCTTGA
- a CDS encoding TatD family hydrolase — MTKDRPAPPLPERLDSLVDAHTHLDACGASDAASVTAILDRAESVGVGRVVTVADDLEAARFAVNAAHWDSRVWAATAIHPTRANVLTDDVKAEIEALSSDPRVVAVGETGLDYYWPGKLDGCASVSEQHDGFRWHIDLAKRLQKPLMIHNREADDDLLAVLRAEGAPETVIFHCFSSGPDMARACIDAGYVLSLSGTVSFKNAHALREAAALIPDDQLLVETDAPFLTPHPFRGAPNEPYCLPYTARALAAIRDRDPVELAAKVTANAERVYALTAVQVAGPE, encoded by the coding sequence GTGACCAAAGATCGTCCTGCACCACCATTGCCCGAACGTCTCGACAGCCTCGTCGACGCCCATACCCATCTCGACGCTTGTGGTGCCTCCGACGCCGCGAGTGTCACTGCGATCCTCGACCGGGCCGAGTCCGTCGGTGTCGGGAGAGTCGTCACCGTTGCCGACGACCTGGAGGCTGCACGTTTCGCTGTGAACGCGGCGCACTGGGACTCTCGCGTCTGGGCAGCTACCGCGATTCACCCGACGCGCGCCAACGTGCTCACCGACGATGTCAAGGCCGAGATCGAGGCACTGTCGTCGGATCCCCGGGTGGTCGCAGTCGGGGAGACCGGGCTCGACTATTACTGGCCGGGGAAGCTCGACGGGTGCGCGAGCGTGTCGGAGCAGCACGACGGCTTTCGCTGGCACATCGACTTGGCCAAGCGGCTCCAGAAGCCGCTGATGATTCACAACCGCGAGGCCGACGACGATCTGCTGGCGGTGCTCCGAGCCGAGGGAGCGCCGGAGACCGTCATCTTCCATTGCTTCTCGTCCGGTCCGGACATGGCGCGTGCGTGTATCGACGCCGGGTACGTGCTCAGCCTGTCGGGGACGGTCAGCTTCAAGAATGCGCATGCGCTCCGCGAAGCCGCTGCGTTGATTCCCGACGACCAGTTGCTGGTGGAGACCGATGCGCCGTTCCTGACGCCGCATCCTTTCCGCGGTGCGCCGAACGAGCCCTACTGCTTGCCATACACCGCGCGTGCACTCGCGGCGATTCGTGATCGAGATCCGGTGGAGTTGGCGGCGAAGGTAACGGCGAACGCGGAGAGGGTGTACGCGCTCACCGCCGTGCAGGTCGCAGGCCCTGAGTAA